The genomic stretch GGTCTGTACATCCGAAAACATGTCTCTGTAATTCTTAAGTCCAATAAATATATTTCCTTTTCCAAAGGCCCCGCTCTTAAAAAAGCTTAGATATACCGTCTGCAGGATTGGAATAATATTCAAAATGAATAAACCGATGATTGTAGGCGCAATCATGATATATGCCCACTTCCATTCATTCAGGACATTTCGCGGGATTTTTCTTTTTCTGGCGGTATCTTTCATTACTGCCATTATTATCAGCCTCCTTGGATTAGTGCACAGGTACTCCTCCTGCCGCCTTCGTTCAAGTCCGGCTGCCATCCGGGCAGCCAGACTACTTGTTACGTTTGTTTTTATTTCTGCTCATGCTCTATGGCATTGTTCATCATAGCTGCAACTTCCTTACAGGCAGCCTCCACATCTCCTCCATTTGCATAAACATTCGTTAAAAGTTCATAGGCCTTATCCTCCCATAAGCTGGTCTGATTCGTATAGGGCCTGATCTGAGCATAAGTCACCATGTCTAAATATGCCTGTACCTGAAATCCTGGATATGCCTTGGTCCAGGCATCTGCCGTGCCGTTATAGGCAGAGATTGCAATTCCCAGTTCTGCCTGTTTCTTTTGCCCTGCTTCGTTGCTTAAGTACTCGAGCCATTTCCAGGCTTCCTTTGGATGTTCTGTAGTTGCTGCGATACAGTTGCCCAATCCGTTAAAGATGGAAGCCTGACCGCCATTATTTGATTTCGGAAGTACGGCAACATCACAGTTTTTTGCTATGTATTCATTGGCCGCAAAGCCGGAAAGATTCCAGGAGCCAAAGAATGCCATTGCTGTCAAGCCGTTCTGGAAGGCTTCTGCCCTTTCAGCATCTCCTGTAATTACCGGGGAAAGCCCATTCCTTACAAAGTCAAAGTAATATTTGATTGCATCTATTGTCTTTGGATCATCATAACCGGACTTCTTATCTGGCGTAACAATGGTTCCCCCATTCTGGTATACGAAGTTGTAATAACCCTCCTGATTGTGAAGAGGTGCAAGGATACCATACTGAGAGCCGTCCTTCTTGGTAAGCTTCTCGGCTGCTGCCTTAAGGTCCTCCCAAGTCCAGTCCCCATTAGGGTAAGCCACACCGGCTGCATCAAACATGGTCTTGTTGTACCAGAGTCCGATGGTATCGTAATCCTTGGGGATGGCGTACTGCCTGCCCTCCAGATTGTAAATCTGATTCAGCCCGGCCGGATAGTTTTCTAATTTAATATCGCTGCTGCTATTGATCTCATCTGTCAGATCCAGCAGCTGACCGTTTGAGGCATAATAATATATATTATTGGAATGCATCCAGAAGGTGTCCGGCAAAGACCCGCCGGTTGCTGCTGCTTCCAAAGCAGTCCAATAATCAGACCAGCCATTAACCTGGATATCTACATGAATTCCTGTTTCTGTTTCGAAGGCATCCGCCAGCTGCTGAATTAATTTTGCCTGATTGGAATCCCATACTGCATAACTGATTGTTACCCCTTTGACAGTTTCCGTGGCAACGGGTGTTTCTGATGCTTTCGCATCTTTTGTTGGATCCGGATTGACGGTTTCTTTTGAATTTAAATTTTTACTGCATCCTGCCATGAATGACATTACCAATAAGATACTCAAAAAAATACTCAAAGCTTTCTTTTTCATATAATTAATCTTCCTCCTCTGGTTCGTTCTTCTGGAACTAGTTTCATCTTATCATGAATACAAATTGCAATAAATGGAAATTTGTAATATATTTATGTTTAAATGTGCAATCCGGGGAGTTCTTTGTCTATAATCACGAAAGCCTTAAGACTGGTTCCATTAAAAATTTTCCCCTCCATACTTTTACCTGATGCTGGATTGGTGTTTCCATTATCTATCCTGTTAAAGGCATGAATCCCCATTTCCTTTAACAGCTCCTATCAATGAGAATGAGACAGTTTTCTGATTCAATGCGCTATAGCAATGTAAGTTTGAAACTAAGACGATTAAAGCTAATATATTTAGTGCAAAGTAAGCTTTTTCATGATATAATTTTTTTACAATAAATTACATTTATGGAGGTATTATCTATGTTAAAGAAAATTGGTATAATCCTGCTTGCGATTGTACTGACCGCCATGACTCCAATATTCAGTGTTTCTGCCGCAGAAAGCATAAGCGTACAGTCCTTTAACGGAAATACGGCAGTTAAATCAAACACCATAAGCCCAAATTTCAGGCTGGTCAACACAGGGACAACCCCTTTGCTGCTTTCTACGGTTAAGCTAAAGTACTATTTTACAAATGACGGAAGCCAATCAAACAACTTTTCATGTGACTACTCGACCATAGGTTCACAAAATGTGACCGGTACCTTTGGAGCCATGAACGGAACCAACACCGACAGATACCTGGAGGTAGGTTTTAAAAGCGGTGCAGGAACTCTTGACCCGGGTACAGGTATCGAGATAAAGTCAAGAATCTGGAAATCCGACTGGACTGACTTTCAACAGACCAATGATTATTCCTTTCATACTGCTGCAGCCTATACCGATTTCAGCTCAATAACAGGTTATATCGGAGGTGTACTGGTTTGGGGTCTTGAGCCCACGGGAACAGTTTCACCGACTCCTACTATAACTCTTACGCCTTCGCCTACAATTACACCCACGCCTACCATTTCACCAACTCCTACTGTCAGCCCGACCCTTACTCCTACCTTGACTCCCATACCAACTGTCACTGCCACTCCTACTGTGACCCCTTCCCCTGACTCCAATGTACTTTTTATTGGACGTTTTGACACCAGTGATCCGGCAGGTCCAAAGTTTTCCTGGGGTACTACTACCATCAAAGCTGCTTTTTCCGGAACGGGTATACAGGTAAACCTTAAATCCAGCGGTGATAACTGGTTCGAGGTGATAATCGATGGTAAAGTAAAAGCCCCCATCAATGTTACCGCCAAAAGCACCTCCCCTATTACCCTGGCTTCCGGCCTGACAAGCGGCACTCATACCGTTGAGCTGGTAAAGAGGACAGAAGCCTGGGTAGGTGATGTACAATTTCTTGGATTTACTGTTACGGATGGCAGTCTGCTGGCTGCTCCTTCTCCCTCTTTACGGCGTATAGAATTTATTGGTGATTCTATTACCTGCGGTTATGGTAATGAAGGCACCAGTCAATATGAGTCCTTTACGACAAAGAATGAAAATGCTTACCAGGCATACGGTGCAATAACCGCCCGTCTTCTGGAGGCTGATCCTGTTACTGTCAGCTGGTCGGGCAAGGGTGTAATCCGTAATTACGGAGGAGATACGACTGATCTGATGCCTTCTCTCTATTCCAGGATACTGGCTTATGATTCTGCCCTTCAATGGAATCCCAGCCAGTGGATACCTCAGGTAGTTGTCATAAATCTCTGTACCAATGACTATAGCATCGGTACCCCGGACAGAACTGCTTTTACAGCAGCTTATTCAAATTTAGTAGCAAAAGTCCGTACCCAGTATCCGGATGCACATATATACTGCGCCATGGGCCCTATGTTAAGTGGTGACAGTCAGTCAAGTGCCCGTGATTATATAAGTGGTGTGGTGAATCAGAAGAACACTGCCGGGGACACTAAGGTTCATTATATCGAATTTCCCGTTCAGGAATGGGCGAATGGTTACGGCGAAGATTGGCATCCCAGTCTGGTAACCCACCAACTAATGGCCAACCAGCTGGCAGCCAGAATACGTGTAGATCTGGGCTGGTAATACCTTCAGGATAATCAACCTATGACAAAAAAACTCTATGGCTATCCATTCTTACGTATAATGCGAAAGAATGGAAAACCATAGAGTTTTTAAGCTTATCTTTACTAGATTATTCCTTTACTCTATGCCTTTACTCTATGCCTTTACTCTGATTTCGTACTTAAAATATACCTGATGTAATCCCTTGCACTCTGCTCGACCTCATCGCCACTGATTTGAAAAGACGCGCGGAAAACAGTAAAGTACGAAAGAGCAATTGCTCCTATGTGTGCAGTGGCGGCTTTAAAGGGTATAATAATTTCATCTACTGAAAATCCCACAGAACCGGAGGGAGCATAATTTTCTTCCTTATCCCCAATTGACATTGCAAGGCCGAATTTCTTCCCGACCAGTTTGTTTCCATTTCTGCCATATGCCCACCCATAGGCGAACACATCATCCATCCACTTTTTCAGCAAAGGAGGATAACTGTACCAATACACAGGAAACTGAATTACGATATGATCTGAACGTTCCAACAGCTGCTGCTCTTTTTCAACTTCAATATTCCAGTCCGGATATTCTTCATAAAGCTCATGTATAATAAACTCCTCCGGATATTTCTCCAATTCCTGTTTCCACCTTTTGTTTACAATAGAGTTCTTTATATCAGGGTGTGCCAAAATTATAAGCGTTCTCATTGTATTCACTAATCCTTTCCACTTCAATGGTATTATACAGCCTTTATGAAATCTATGGGTAAGCTGTAACCATTGGTTTTACCTTATTATTATTTAAATCACGTCTAATGTAAATACACACAATAAAGTCAGTAAATACTTACCTGAAAGTATGTATTTCAATCTTGTTAGCTGATATACTATAATAAATTGGAGGTAAGTGTATGAAGCAATATAATCTAGGCATTGAAGCAACCCTTGAAATCCTTGGAGGTAAATGGAAGGCTTTAATAGTTTGTCAGCTTATGCCAGGTCCCAGAAGAACCAGTGAACTGGAACGTCTTATTCCTGATATCTCTCAAAAAGTACTTATTCAACAGTTGCGGGAGCTGGAAAGGGATGGAATTGTAGGCAGGAAGGATTATAATCAAATGCCTCCCTGGGTTGAATACGATGTGACGGAATATGGCAAAACTGCAAATAGGATCATTGATGTAATGTGTTCCTGGGGAAGAGAGAATATACGAATGAGAAAAAGCCGTGGAGAAGATATTTCTCTTTTGGAAGACTAATCCTTAATTTCAGCTTAAACCATGTGACCTGGTTTTTATTTGGTTCAGCCATATATCCTAATCCGTTTAAGTGGCTGTGACTCTCCATGAAAGCAGACCCTCACATATCTCATTTTCGTAGGTACCAGATGGTAGCTCAGCAGAAACTCATCCTTTACAATTCCTGCACTCAGTTCGGTAAATTCATTACCGTTACAGGAATATAACACCCGATAACCTTCCGCTGTTTTTTCAGCGAATTCGATTTCCACCACAGTAACTCTGTTCGTCCCCTCAAGGTCAGCCATTACCCATTGACCGCTGCCTTCCGCTTTCCATATTTCCTCATTTTCCTCGGTCAGACAGCTTGCCGGATGCCCCTCCAGGCAACTGCTGCAGAATACAGGTTTATGGATGGATAAAACCGTTCCCTCCGGCGGCACAGGCATACCGGTCTTGTAAGGGGGTGGCTGCGGCAGAATCCGCTTCTGCCCCTGCCACACTTCTCCTCCCTGCCCTGTTATGATTAGTTCAGCTGTCCCTATACCCTCTGCACTTGCTGTAATGCGATTCTTTCCCTCATAGGCGGTCCGGAACTCCACTGCTCCCTGACCATCCAAGAATCTGCCGTTTTCAGGACTGAATACCATGGATGTTCCAGTGGGAAATAGCCCTCCTCCCTCTTCCACCCGAAGAGTAACTTCTGCTGTATTGCTTAATATCCGTCCCTCCTTGTCTACAAGGGAAATTATAAGAAATGCATCCTCCGTACCGTCGGTCCTTATTGTCTGCCGGTCAGTCGTCAGGCTTAGTCCATAGGGTATCCCTTCCTTGTGTTCTTCCTCCGGTTCAATACCCCGAAGTTCTTTTCTGTACCAGTAATAGGTATTCAAAGGAAGCCTTGCATAATCAATCATTCCCATATGCCCCATGTCTCCAAAAATACTACCGTGATGAAAAGCGCACCATAAAGCCCTGCCTGAGCGCCATTTGTATCTGCATTCTGCCGTATCCCTGAAATTTGGGCTGAATACCCCCGGTCGATCTCCTACTACGCTCCCGTATTCCGTTACCAGATTGGGTACATCGGGGTGGATATAGAGGGAGGCTCCGTCCCCGTTATAACCGGCAACATCTCCAATCAGGTCAAAATCCCCCCTCTGTACCCCGCCCAGACCTGCCGGCCTTGATGGATCCAGTTCATGGCTCTTTTCAACCAGCCTCCGTGCCAAATGGCAGGCTTTGTCCTGAACCTGGGCTGCTGAGAAGAAAGGCTCATTGCACATGCTCCATATAACAATAGAAGGACTGTTGCGATTCTGCCTTATCATTTCTTCCAGGGTATCCATACAGCTCTTTTCAAAACCTGCCTCCTCTTCCTCCTTCACAGGGTACCCAGAGGCTGTCCAATAGCCATCTGCATCGGGTCCGCCGGTACCCCAAAAGCAAAGCTCTGACCAGAAGAGGAGGCC from Anaerocolumna sp. AGMB13020 encodes the following:
- a CDS encoding ABC transporter substrate-binding protein; amino-acid sequence: MKKKALSIFLSILLVMSFMAGCSKNLNSKETVNPDPTKDAKASETPVATETVKGVTISYAVWDSNQAKLIQQLADAFETETGIHVDIQVNGWSDYWTALEAAATGGSLPDTFWMHSNNIYYYASNGQLLDLTDEINSSSDIKLENYPAGLNQIYNLEGRQYAIPKDYDTIGLWYNKTMFDAAGVAYPNGDWTWEDLKAAAEKLTKKDGSQYGILAPLHNQEGYYNFVYQNGGTIVTPDKKSGYDDPKTIDAIKYYFDFVRNGLSPVITGDAERAEAFQNGLTAMAFFGSWNLSGFAANEYIAKNCDVAVLPKSNNGGQASIFNGLGNCIAATTEHPKEAWKWLEYLSNEAGQKKQAELGIAISAYNGTADAWTKAYPGFQVQAYLDMVTYAQIRPYTNQTSLWEDKAYELLTNVYANGGDVEAACKEVAAMMNNAIEHEQK
- a CDS encoding cellulose binding domain-containing protein gives rise to the protein MLKKIGIILLAIVLTAMTPIFSVSAAESISVQSFNGNTAVKSNTISPNFRLVNTGTTPLLLSTVKLKYYFTNDGSQSNNFSCDYSTIGSQNVTGTFGAMNGTNTDRYLEVGFKSGAGTLDPGTGIEIKSRIWKSDWTDFQQTNDYSFHTAAAYTDFSSITGYIGGVLVWGLEPTGTVSPTPTITLTPSPTITPTPTISPTPTVSPTLTPTLTPIPTVTATPTVTPSPDSNVLFIGRFDTSDPAGPKFSWGTTTIKAAFSGTGIQVNLKSSGDNWFEVIIDGKVKAPINVTAKSTSPITLASGLTSGTHTVELVKRTEAWVGDVQFLGFTVTDGSLLAAPSPSLRRIEFIGDSITCGYGNEGTSQYESFTTKNENAYQAYGAITARLLEADPVTVSWSGKGVIRNYGGDTTDLMPSLYSRILAYDSALQWNPSQWIPQVVVINLCTNDYSIGTPDRTAFTAAYSNLVAKVRTQYPDAHIYCAMGPMLSGDSQSSARDYISGVVNQKNTAGDTKVHYIEFPVQEWANGYGEDWHPSLVTHQLMANQLAARIRVDLGW
- a CDS encoding NAD(P)H-dependent oxidoreductase; its protein translation is MRTLIILAHPDIKNSIVNKRWKQELEKYPEEFIIHELYEEYPDWNIEVEKEQQLLERSDHIVIQFPVYWYSYPPLLKKWMDDVFAYGWAYGRNGNKLVGKKFGLAMSIGDKEENYAPSGSVGFSVDEIIIPFKAATAHIGAIALSYFTVFRASFQISGDEVEQSARDYIRYILSTKSE
- a CDS encoding winged helix-turn-helix transcriptional regulator encodes the protein MKQYNLGIEATLEILGGKWKALIVCQLMPGPRRTSELERLIPDISQKVLIQQLRELERDGIVGRKDYNQMPPWVEYDVTEYGKTANRIIDVMCSWGRENIRMRKSRGEDISLLED
- a CDS encoding glycoside hydrolase family 2 protein translates to MREEKMINNGWKFLFGDYLEAKETDYIDSEWYDICLPHTFSLPYFMENEFYVGYGCYRKLIVIQKKWIFKEISLIFGAAFQAAEVYVNGVLAGVHKGGYTAFQIPIAHLVREGENLLFVRLNNLWDGALAPRAGEHVFSGGLYREVSLLVTDQIHVNWNGTFVYGEEISQEEAAMKLLTELVNKRDTEVTCRLESVISQGGEELEKLVELVKLPANSQVTKESAFWISSPSLWHPEHPALYLLKTRLYVNDCFCDLYETTFGIRYFKFDKEEGFFLNGEHYEIQGANVHQDHAGWGDAVTRTALGRDVQMIKDCGMNFIRGSHYPHHPCFAKACDEKGLLFWSELCFWGTGGPDADGYWTASGYPVKEEEEAGFEKSCMDTLEEMIRQNRNSPSIVIWSMCNEPFFSAAQVQDKACHLARRLVEKSHELDPSRPAGLGGVQRGDFDLIGDVAGYNGDGASLYIHPDVPNLVTEYGSVVGDRPGVFSPNFRDTAECRYKWRSGRALWCAFHHGSIFGDMGHMGMIDYARLPLNTYYWYRKELRGIEPEEEHKEGIPYGLSLTTDRQTIRTDGTEDAFLIISLVDKEGRILSNTAEVTLRVEEGGGLFPTGTSMVFSPENGRFLDGQGAVEFRTAYEGKNRITASAEGIGTAELIITGQGGEVWQGQKRILPQPPPYKTGMPVPPEGTVLSIHKPVFCSSCLEGHPASCLTEENEEIWKAEGSGQWVMADLEGTNRVTVVEIEFAEKTAEGYRVLYSCNGNEFTELSAGIVKDEFLLSYHLVPTKMRYVRVCFHGESQPLKRIRIYG